The window AAAATAAAGGCGACGCCGGAATCTCCGGGGCCTTAGATATCCTCGACAAACCATAATTCGGAGTGCGTTTGCCGATTTTCGCAAATAAGATGCAGCTTCTTTAGAATTCAACCATGTGAGCCCTTCCAAATTCGGCCCACTTGGTTCCAGATCAGTCGTTGATTCGATCTTACTCATTTCTCTGTTCTCCGCAAGATAAGCTAGTCGTCGCGATTCATTTTTATTGAGCCGTCTAACGATCTGATTCGCTCATATGATTCTGCGTACCTCGGTCAGATTTCTGTAACGGGGTCGCCTTTTTGACCAAGGACCTTGTCACCAATAGAATTGGGTCTTGCCTCATTGTCAGAGGATTCCTTCCTTGTAAGCTTAGGATTCGTGCGAGTCTTTCGAGGCTTGGGATTTGGTGATTCGAGCAACTTCAGGTTTCGGCTGATTAATTCCTTGAAGCTCACAGCCTCCCCTCTTGACTGAGCCGTCTTCAGTTGGGAAGTTATCCATTGAGAAAATTTGAGTTCGTTGAAGTGGAGGGATCTAATATCTTGTAGCTCCTTATTTGAAAATTCCCCCGAATGATCTTTCAAAATGTAATTGATCACGTCGCTCCTTGATAGGACAGTGATTCCCTCCAGTGCCTCATTTGCTTGATCGGTCAGTGACCTAAGCTTTTCCCGCAGATCGTCACTGATGGTGATTCTATTGATTGCCTTTGGCTTTTTGTTGGGTTATTGGTGTTTTCCATGGGCCTAATCCTGTTTTGACCAGACAGATTGTTTATCGATGATGTACTTCCAATGTCCAGTCTCATAAACATTGTCGTTTATCTGATCTGGAACCCAAATCTTTTGCACTCCCGGTCGGGTTAGTTTTGGAGGATTGGGCTCAGCCCTCCCCTCTATATTATTTTTCTTATAGAAACTGCCGCACCCGAGGGCGAGGGCACAGCCAGATAGAACTGCGATCTTTAGTATGGATTGCATATAGACCTTTCTTCGTTCGAAATACGTGTTTAGAGAGTAGTGAATAACTACTCAGTCAGGAAAATGGCGAATTTTGATGGTCACTTTTTCGTCATGATTCTGTGGGCTTAGTCTGGTATCGAGAAGATGCTGACTCCTCGCACCGGAGGAGCCTTT of the Bdellovibrionales bacterium genome contains:
- a CDS encoding helix-turn-helix domain-containing protein, with product MSKIESTTDLEPSGPNLEGLTWLNSKEAASYLRKSANALRIMVCRGYLRPRRFRRRLYFRRVELDRLLES